A genomic window from Nocardioides rotundus includes:
- a CDS encoding methylmalonyl-CoA mutase family protein, translating to MSDAPDAAGSAEGTEIPPEPEPVEDLRLQAPGDDHTQAEWEAAAAGVLRKAGRLDDDDPDDAVWSKLARTTLDGISVPPLGTADLLADLDAHDRPTRVGAWGIRAHHRGDPAAVNDEMLADLAGGATSIWLTVDEQLPADRVGEALHDVHLEMAPVVLQTLAGDPMDAARALVEAIGERTAAPGTNLGVDPLARALAAGDPDAAGDLAGTVTAAARLARDAGTAALVIDASVLHDLGGSDAQELGWSMAVAIAYLRALEEAGIPATDAVDLVEFRYAATDEQFPTIAKLRAARRLWARVLQESDAQGEQRQHAVTSRPMMGKYDPYVNLLRTTVAAFAAGVGGADGITVLPFDSPLGRPDALGRRLARNISHLLIQESHVAAVADPAGGSYVTERLTEDLAQAAWEELGRIESAGGALAALTEVRERVAAVAEERERQVATRRRPLTGLTEFPHLGETLPEREGPGDDVRRYGAAFEALRDEPAKTPVFLATLGSVAAHTARATFATNLLAAGGIEVEAAGPTGGVDDVVAAWREAGQPGTVCLAGTDQAYAEWGADVLASLRDAGASYLLLAGTPGERSGIPGEAVDDSAAMGVDALAFLTRTREALA from the coding sequence ATGAGCGACGCACCGGACGCTGCGGGTTCCGCCGAGGGCACAGAGATCCCTCCGGAGCCCGAGCCGGTCGAGGACCTGCGACTTCAGGCCCCCGGCGACGACCACACCCAGGCGGAGTGGGAGGCCGCGGCCGCCGGCGTGCTCCGCAAGGCGGGGCGCCTGGACGACGACGACCCCGACGACGCGGTCTGGAGCAAGCTGGCCCGGACCACCTTGGACGGGATCTCCGTCCCGCCGTTGGGTACGGCGGACCTCCTGGCCGACCTCGACGCCCACGACCGCCCGACCCGGGTCGGCGCCTGGGGCATCCGAGCCCACCACCGGGGTGACCCGGCTGCGGTGAACGACGAGATGCTCGCCGACCTCGCGGGCGGCGCCACCTCGATCTGGCTCACCGTGGACGAGCAGCTGCCGGCCGACCGCGTCGGCGAGGCGCTGCACGACGTCCACCTGGAGATGGCGCCGGTGGTGCTGCAGACCCTGGCCGGTGACCCGATGGACGCCGCCCGCGCCCTGGTCGAGGCGATCGGCGAGCGCACCGCCGCTCCGGGTACGAACCTCGGGGTGGACCCGCTCGCCCGAGCCCTCGCCGCGGGCGACCCGGACGCGGCCGGGGACCTCGCCGGGACCGTCACGGCCGCCGCACGTCTGGCCCGCGACGCCGGCACCGCCGCCCTCGTGATCGACGCGAGCGTCCTGCACGACCTCGGCGGCTCCGACGCCCAGGAGCTCGGCTGGTCGATGGCCGTCGCCATCGCCTACCTACGGGCGCTGGAGGAGGCGGGCATCCCGGCCACGGACGCCGTGGACCTGGTCGAGTTCCGCTACGCCGCCACCGACGAGCAGTTCCCGACGATCGCCAAGCTGCGCGCCGCCCGCCGGCTGTGGGCGCGGGTGCTGCAGGAGTCCGACGCGCAGGGCGAGCAGCGCCAGCACGCGGTCACCAGCCGGCCGATGATGGGCAAGTACGACCCCTACGTGAACCTCCTCCGCACCACGGTCGCCGCCTTCGCGGCCGGTGTCGGGGGCGCGGACGGGATCACGGTCCTGCCCTTCGACAGCCCGCTGGGCCGCCCCGACGCGCTGGGCCGACGACTGGCACGCAACATCTCCCACCTGCTGATCCAGGAGTCGCACGTCGCCGCGGTCGCCGACCCGGCCGGCGGGTCCTACGTCACCGAGCGGCTCACCGAGGACCTGGCGCAGGCCGCCTGGGAGGAGTTGGGCAGGATCGAGTCCGCCGGGGGAGCCCTGGCAGCGCTCACCGAGGTGCGCGAGCGGGTGGCCGCGGTCGCGGAGGAGCGCGAACGCCAGGTCGCCACCCGCCGCCGGCCGCTCACCGGCCTCACCGAGTTCCCCCACCTGGGCGAGACGCTGCCCGAGCGCGAGGGGCCCGGCGACGACGTACGGCGCTATGGCGCCGCCTTCGAGGCGCTGCGCGACGAGCCCGCGAAGACCCCGGTCTTCCTGGCCACGCTGGGGTCGGTCGCCGCCCACACCGCGCGGGCGACCTTCGCGACCAACCTGCTCGCCGCCGGCGGCATCGAGGTCGAGGCCGCCGGCCCCACCGGGGGCGTGGACGACGTGGTCGCCGCGTGGCGCGAGGCGGGACAGCCCGGCACGGTGTGCCTGGCCGGCACCGACCAGGCCTACGCCGAGTGGGGCGCCGACGTGCTGGCGTCCCTGCGCGACGCGGGGGCGTCGTACCTCCTTCTGGCGGGCACGCCGGGGGAGCGCAGCGGCATCCCCGGCGAGGCCGTCGACGACTCCGCAGCGATGGGCGTCGATGCCCTCGCGTTCCTCACCCGGACCAGGGAGGCCCTGGCATGA
- a CDS encoding succinate dehydrogenase cytochrome b subunit codes for MATQTPQPMLVKNGRAARSTVALKLTMAVTGLVFIGYVLLHMYGNLMAFGGMQTYDTYAHHLRTFGQPMLPYGGLLWVVRVVLIVSLVLHVWSALKLWQRAAQARTHKYVVKKNTGSTLASRTMRWGGLALLLFVIWHLIQFTIVKPRLGGPESAADIKESPFLMLLNAFDPTMWWVTVIYLLALVALGLHLRHGVWSAAQTLGMTGTAAARRTAKTAGLVLALVVTVGFAIVPLSILVGIIEK; via the coding sequence GTGGCAACCCAAACCCCGCAGCCGATGTTGGTGAAGAACGGCAGGGCGGCACGATCGACCGTCGCCCTCAAGCTCACGATGGCGGTGACCGGCCTCGTCTTCATCGGCTACGTGCTGCTGCACATGTACGGCAACCTCATGGCCTTCGGGGGGATGCAGACCTACGACACCTACGCCCACCACCTGCGGACGTTCGGCCAGCCGATGCTGCCGTACGGCGGGCTCCTGTGGGTCGTCCGGGTCGTGCTCATCGTCTCCCTGGTGCTGCACGTGTGGTCCGCGCTCAAGCTGTGGCAGCGGGCGGCGCAGGCGCGCACCCACAAGTACGTCGTGAAGAAGAACACCGGCTCGACCCTCGCCTCGCGCACCATGCGCTGGGGCGGGCTGGCGCTGCTGCTCTTCGTGATCTGGCACCTGATCCAGTTCACCATCGTCAAGCCGCGCCTGGGCGGCCCGGAGTCGGCGGCGGACATCAAGGAGTCGCCGTTCCTGATGCTGCTCAACGCCTTCGACCCCACGATGTGGTGGGTGACGGTCATCTACCTGCTGGCGCTGGTCGCGCTCGGCCTGCACCTGCGCCACGGCGTCTGGAGCGCCGCGCAGACCCTCGGCATGACCGGGACCGCCGCAGCCCGCCGTACGGCCAAGACCGCCGGCCTGGTGCTGGCCCTGGTCGTGACCGTCGGGTTCGCCATCGTCCCGCTGTCCATCCTCGTCGGCATCATCGAGAAGTAA
- a CDS encoding fumarate reductase/succinate dehydrogenase flavoprotein subunit, which yields MASLDGTTPTNQPSVQTSDDAAGYYTLGAPLVDVTAPTGPIASRWTERKFSNRLVNPANRRKLDVIIVGTGLAGASAAATLGEAGYNVKSFCYQDSPRRAHSIAAQGGINAAKNYKEDGDSIYRLFYDTVKGGDYRSRESNVYRLAEESANIIDQCVAQGVPFAREYGGLLDNRSFGGVQVSRTFYARGQTGQQLLIGAYQAMERQVAAGTVQQFTRHEMLELIVTEDESGAQRARGIIVRDMVSGEIETHLADAVVLASGGYGNVFFLSTNAMGCNVTAAWRAHRKGALMANPCYTQIHPTCIPVSGDHQSKLTLMSESLRNDGRIWVPKNKEDADKDPRDIPEEDRDYYLERIYPGFGNLVPRDIASRQAKYMCDEGRGVGPMVGDFRRGVYLDFADAIARMGEDTVREKYDNLFDMYQQITGEDPYKVPMRIYPAVHYVMGGLWVDYDLQSNIPGLFVAGEANFSDHGANRLGASALMQGLADGYFVLPNTIRDYLADGPFEKITEDDPAVVAARTGVEERINRILAIDGERSADSYHKELGNLMWEYCGMERTEEGLRKAIDGIRELRRDFWSNLKVLGSADTLNQSLEKAGRVADFLELGELMCIDALNRRESCGGHFRAESQTEDGEALRIDEEFSYVAAWEFTVSPEHDPNEPQSTMGPPVLHKEDLIYTAIEMKQRSYK from the coding sequence ATGGCTTCCCTCGACGGCACCACGCCCACCAACCAGCCCTCGGTCCAGACGTCCGACGACGCAGCCGGCTACTACACCCTCGGCGCGCCGCTGGTCGACGTGACGGCGCCGACCGGCCCGATCGCGAGCCGGTGGACCGAGCGCAAGTTCAGCAACCGGCTGGTCAACCCCGCCAACCGCCGCAAGCTCGACGTGATCATCGTCGGCACCGGCCTGGCCGGCGCCTCGGCCGCCGCCACGCTGGGCGAGGCGGGCTACAACGTGAAGTCCTTCTGCTACCAGGACTCCCCCCGGCGCGCCCACTCGATCGCCGCCCAGGGCGGCATCAACGCGGCCAAGAACTACAAGGAGGACGGCGACTCGATCTACCGCCTCTTCTACGACACGGTCAAGGGCGGCGACTACCGCAGCCGGGAGTCCAACGTCTACCGGCTCGCCGAGGAGAGCGCGAACATCATCGACCAGTGCGTCGCCCAGGGCGTTCCCTTCGCCCGGGAGTACGGCGGCCTGCTGGACAACCGCTCCTTCGGCGGCGTGCAGGTCTCCCGCACCTTCTACGCCCGCGGCCAGACCGGCCAGCAACTGCTGATCGGCGCCTACCAGGCGATGGAGCGCCAGGTCGCCGCCGGCACCGTCCAGCAGTTCACCCGGCACGAGATGCTCGAGCTGATCGTCACCGAGGACGAGTCCGGCGCGCAGCGGGCCCGCGGGATCATCGTCCGCGACATGGTGAGCGGGGAGATCGAGACCCATCTCGCCGACGCGGTCGTGCTTGCCTCCGGCGGCTACGGCAACGTCTTCTTCCTCTCCACCAACGCCATGGGGTGCAACGTCACCGCCGCCTGGCGGGCCCATCGCAAGGGCGCCCTGATGGCCAACCCGTGCTACACGCAGATCCACCCGACCTGCATCCCGGTCTCCGGCGACCACCAGTCGAAGCTGACCCTGATGAGCGAGTCGCTGCGCAACGACGGCCGGATCTGGGTGCCGAAGAACAAGGAGGACGCGGACAAGGACCCCCGCGACATCCCCGAGGAGGACCGCGACTACTACCTGGAGCGGATCTACCCCGGCTTCGGCAACCTGGTCCCCCGCGACATCGCCTCGCGCCAGGCGAAGTACATGTGCGACGAGGGGCGCGGGGTCGGCCCGATGGTGGGCGACTTCCGCCGCGGCGTCTACCTCGACTTCGCCGACGCGATCGCCCGGATGGGCGAGGACACGGTCCGGGAGAAGTACGACAACCTCTTCGACATGTACCAGCAGATCACCGGCGAGGACCCCTACAAGGTCCCGATGCGGATCTACCCCGCCGTGCACTACGTGATGGGCGGCCTGTGGGTCGACTACGACCTGCAGTCGAACATCCCGGGCCTGTTCGTGGCCGGCGAGGCCAACTTCTCCGACCACGGCGCCAACCGGCTCGGCGCCTCCGCGCTGATGCAGGGCCTGGCCGACGGCTATTTCGTGCTGCCGAACACCATCCGCGACTACCTCGCCGACGGTCCGTTCGAGAAGATCACCGAGGACGACCCGGCGGTCGTGGCCGCGCGCACCGGCGTCGAGGAGCGGATCAACCGCATCCTGGCGATCGACGGGGAGCGCTCCGCCGACAGCTACCACAAGGAGCTCGGCAACCTGATGTGGGAGTACTGCGGCATGGAGCGGACCGAGGAGGGCCTGCGCAAGGCCATCGACGGCATCCGCGAGCTGCGGCGGGACTTCTGGTCGAACCTGAAGGTCCTCGGCAGCGCCGACACCCTCAACCAGAGCCTGGAGAAGGCCGGCCGGGTGGCCGACTTCCTCGAGCTCGGCGAGCTGATGTGCATCGACGCGCTCAACCGGCGCGAGTCCTGCGGCGGCCACTTCAGGGCCGAGTCGCAGACCGAGGACGGCGAGGCCCTGCGGATCGACGAGGAGTTCTCCTACGTCGCCGCCTGGG